One window of the Pyxicephalus adspersus chromosome 5, UCB_Pads_2.0, whole genome shotgun sequence genome contains the following:
- the NEUROD6 gene encoding neurogenic differentiation factor 6, whose protein sequence is MLTLPFDESVVMTESQLCKKYARESEDQKAAKKPESCAKQLVSHGKNIKRSPEEETEQEEEEEDKEEEDENGLPRRRGPRKKKMTKLRMERIKLRRVEANARERGRMHGLNDALDNLRKVVPCYSKTQKLSKIETLRLAKNYIWALSEILRIGKRPDLLTFVQNLCKGLSQPTTNLVAGCLQLNARSFLMGQSGDTVHHGRSPYSSIYPPYHSPELSTPPGHGSLDSYKTGKPYNYCSAYESFYESTSPECTSPQFEGPLSPPSMNYNGIFSLKQEEALDYGKNYNYGMHYCAVPGRGPLGQSSMFKLPTDSHFPYDFHLRSQSLAMQDELNAVFHN, encoded by the coding sequence ATGTTAACACTTCCTTTTGATGAATCTGTTGTAATGACGGAATCGCAGCTTTGTAAAAAATATGCACGGGAAAGTGAGGATCAAAAAGCAGCAAAGAAACCAGAAAGCTGCGCTAAACAGCTAGTGTCCCATGGGAAAAATATCAAAAGGTCCCCTGAAGAGGAAACAGagcaagaagaagaggaagaggacaaggaggaagaagatgaaaaTGGATTGCCAAGAAGGAGGGgaccaaggaaaaaaaagatgaccaAGCTTAGGATGGAGAGGATTAAACTGAGACGTGTTGAGGCTAATGCAAGAGAAAGGGGTCGGATGCATGGCCTCAATGATGCACTGGACAATTTACGGAAAGTAGTACCTTGCTATTCCAAGACACAAAAGCTTTCCAAAATAGAAACCTTGAGGCTGGCCAAAAACTATATTTGGGCTCTGTCTGAGATACTCAGGATTGGGAAGAGGCCAGATCTTCTCACCTTTGTTCAAAATTTATGTAAAGGTTTGTCCCAGCCTACAACAAATTTGGTGGCTGGGTGCCTGCAGCTTAATGCCAGAAGTTTTTTAATGGGTCAGAGTGGAGACACAGTGCATCATGGAAGATCTCCATACAGCTCTATTTACCCTCCTTATCACAGCCCTGAGCTTAGTACCCCACCAGGCCATGGGAGTCTTGACAGTTACAAGACGGGAAAACCTTACAATTACTGTAGTGCTTATGAGTCCTTTTATGAAAGCACTTCTCCTGAGTGCACCAGCCCTCAGTTTGAAGGTCCCTTAAGCCCTCCCTCTATGAACTATAATGGGATATTTTCCCTGAAGCAAGAAGAGGCCTTGGACTATGGGAAAAATTACAATTATGGCATGCATTACTGTGCAGTGCCAGGCAGGGGTCCCCTCGGGCAGAGCTCTATGTTCAAGTTGCCTACAGACAGCCACTTCCCTTATGACTTCCATCTGCGCAGCCAGTCTCTCGCCATGCAAGATGAATTAAATGCAGTTTTTCATAATtaa